From Canis lupus baileyi chromosome 16, mCanLup2.hap1, whole genome shotgun sequence, a single genomic window includes:
- the FAAP100 gene encoding Fanconi anemia core complex-associated protein 100 isoform X2, with amino-acid sequence MASPAPRVDYLAAFRCPLGGPAAGKPHVLCRGAELFVSTGRELVYVYDQEGRLLTAAYRLPGQVWHLELSRPRRTLYVLCARKGIYGLALGQASRSVSQGDGEDRDSEDSANGEPPCTVIPVDPEACILPNTTLCAFTVVDNMLVTLVQGPARWKVQLFECPRPGNDARPGGQVGEVELSTSSPLAGTLGEPAAPRSLPVLCCVSPPGSSALHGHVRGSGGFTLEQALFGLLFGVDASLLESPVIVCGLPDGQLCCVVLKTLVTSRLSPGDPKALVKILHHLEEPVVFIGALKTESSAEDTHPDCLVALGHHGRILAIRASWAEVGNLVPDLRECRLPGPVLCAACGAGGRVYYSTPSELCVVDLAAGGAPWRPEQPDGGPGGLPSPLCPTSLGICSVVTLSVLSEMPEGGARLLALSAGGRLMICSLALTSDAPCPGRATVANSGQKIKELLCDIGTVSERVSSLKKAVDQRNKTLTCLNEAMNVSCILLASREGPRPISCTTSTAWSRLQLRDVLTATLRLQNDSGFRLDRGWALCVQVLTSSQAPDPDVAGSATTYTIPVDQLGPGDRREVTLPLGPGEDGALDLPVTVSCALHYSLREVVGEALAPSESFKDSCLDEGPPAVLPEQDGICLPLSEHTVDLLQCLRFPGLAAPHTQAASLLGPACDPVDTFLGALLGPHGEPAEPASLWAKFLPPSVATIKVSAELLRAALGPSHSATSLCCATLQWLLTENTALEAVRTRPLSSIQGVAPDGTEVHLTIREASRGDRDPGVCSRALAGRRDPSGELLFGHPVQGSPRCHWASAEDGCAAGCPELQPA; translated from the exons ATGGCCAGCCCGGCGCCGCGGGTGGACTACCTGGCGGCCTTCCGCTGCCCGCTCGGGGGCCCGGCGGCGGGCAAGCCGCACGTGCTGTGCCGCGGGGCCGAGCTCTTCGTGTCCACCGGGCGGGAGCTGGTCTACGTGTACGACCAGGAGGGGCGGCTGCTGACC GCCGCGTACCGGCTCCCCGGGCAGGTGTGGCACCTGGAGCTGTCGCGCCCCCGCAGGACGCTCTACGTGCTGTGCGCCCGCAAGGGCATCTACGGCTTGGCGCTGGGCCAGGCGAGCAG GTCCGTGAGCCAAGGTGACGGGGAGGACAGGGACAGCGAGGACAGTGCGAACGGTGAGCCCCCTTGCACCGTGATCCCCGTGGACCCGGAGGcctgcatcctccccaacaccACTCTGTGTGCTTTCACCGTGGTCGACAACATGCTTGTCACCCTGGTACAAGGCCCTGCCCGGTGGAAGGTACAGCTGTTTGAGTGTCCCCGTCCAGGGAATGACGCTAGACCCGGAGGCCAAGTCGGCGAGGTGGAGTTGTCCACCTCCAGCCCCCTGGCTGGGACCCTTGGGGAGCCCGCAGCCCCTCGCTCCCTGCCGGTGCTGTGCTGCGTGTCACCGCCGGGTAGCAGCGCGCTGCACGGCCACGTGCGGGGCTCCGGGGGCTTCACGCTGGAACAGGCCCTCTTTGGGCTACTCTTTGGAGTTGATGCCTCCCTCCTGGAATCACCCGTGATCGTCTGTGGCCTCCCCGATGGCCAGCTCTGCTGTGTGGTCTTGAAGACCCTGGTCACCTCAAGGTTGTCCCCTGGTGACCCAAAGGCCCTCGTCAAGATCCTCCATCACCTGGAGGAACCCGTTGTTTTCATTGGGGCCTTGAAGACCGAGTCATCGGCTGAGGACACACACCCTGACTGCCTCGTGGCACTCGGTCACCACGGCCGGATCCTGGCCATTAGGGCCAGCTGGGCTGAGGTAGGGAACCTGGTGCCAGACCTGCGGGAGTGCAGGCTCCCAGGGCCCGTGCTCTGTGCGGCTTGTGGCGCAGGGGGCCGAGTGTACTATAGCACCCCCTCAGAGCTATGTGTCGTGGACCTGGCTGCGGGAGGCGCCCCCTGGAGGCCCGAGCAGCCCGACGGGGGCCCGGGAGGCCTGCCATCTCCGCTGTGTCCCACCAGCTTAGGCATCTGCAGTGTCGTCACCCTGTCTGTGTTGTCCGAGATGCCTGAAG GGGGCGCCAGGCTCCTGGCCCTGTCCGCTGGGGGCCGCCTCATGATCTGCAGCCTGGCCCTGACCTCCGACGCGCCGTGTCCCGGCAGAGCCACCGTGGCCAACAGCGGCCAGAAGATTAAGGAGCTGCTGTGTGACATCGGCACTGTGTCTGAGAG GGTATCTTCCCTGAAGAAGGCAGTCGACCAGCGGAACAAAACCCTGACATGCCTCAACGAAGCCATGAATGTGAGCTGCATCCTGCTGGCCAGCCGGGAGGGCCCCAGGCCCATCTCCTGCACCACCAGCACGGCCTGGAGCCGCCTGCAGCTGCGGGATGTGCTGACGGCCACCCTCCGGCTGCAGAACGACAGCGGCTTCCGTCTGGACCGGGGCTGGGCCTTGTGTGTGCAGGTGCTGACCAGCTCGCAAGCCCCAGACCCAGACGTGGCTGGCTCGGCcaccacctacaccatccccgtGGACCAGCTGGGCCCTGGCGATCGGCGGGAAGTGACGCTGCCACTGGGCCCTGGTGAGGATGGCGCCCTGGACCTGCCCGTGACGGTGTCTTGCGCGCTACACTACAGCCTCAGGGAGGTCGTGGGCGAGGCCCTGGCCCCTTCAGAGTCTTTCAAAGACTCCTGTTTGGATGAGGGCCCCCCCGCCGTGCTGCCCGAGCAGGACGGCATCTGCCTGCCCCTGAGCGAGCACACCGTGGACTTGCTGCAGTGCCTGCGCTTCCCTGGCCTGGCTGCACCCCACACGCAGGCTGCCAGCCTACTGGGCCCCGCTTGCGAccctgtggacaccttcttgggaGCTCTCCTCGGGCCGCACGGTGAGCCAGCGGAACCTGCTTCCCTGTGGGCCAAGTTCCTGCCCCCGTCGGTGGCTacgatcaaggtgtcagcagagctgcTGAGGGCCGCCTTGGGGCCCAGTCACTCAG CCACGTCCCTGTGCTGTGCCACCCTGCAGTGGCTCCTCACCGAGAACACCGCGCTGGAGGCCGTGAGGACCCGACCACTGTCCTCCATCCAGGGAGTGGCCCCAGATGGCACCGAGGTCCACCTCACCATCCGAGAGGCAAGCAGGG
- the FAAP100 gene encoding Fanconi anemia core complex-associated protein 100 isoform X3 encodes MASPAPRVDYLAAFRCPLGGPAAGKPHVLCRGAELFVSTGRELVYVYDQEGRLLTAAYRLPGQVWHLELSRPRRTLYVLCARKGIYGLALGQASRSVSQGDGEDRDSEDSANGEPPCTVIPVDPEACILPNTTLCAFTVVDNMLVTLVQGPARWKVQLFECPRPGNDARPGGQVGEVELSTSSPLAGTLGEPAAPRSLPVLCCVSPPGSSALHGHVRGSGGFTLEQALFGLLFGVDASLLESPVIVCGLPDGQLCCVVLKTLVTSRLSPGDPKALVKILHHLEEPVVFIGALKTESSAEDTHPDCLVALGHHGRILAIRASWAEVGNLVPDLRECRLPGPVLCAACGAGGRVYYSTPSELCVVDLAAGGAPWRPEQPDGGPGGLPSPLCPTSLGICSVVTLSVLSEMPEGGARLLALSAGGRLMICSLALTSDAPCPGRATVANSGQKIKELLCDIGTVSERVSSLKKAVDQRNKTLTCLNEAMNVSCILLASREGPRPISCTTSTAWSRLQLRDVLTATLRLQNDSGFRLDRGWALCVQVLTSSQAPDPDVAGSATTYTIPVDQLGPGDRREVTLPLGPGEDGALDLPVTVSCALHYSLREVVGEALAPSESFKDSCLDEGPPAVLPEQDGICLPLSEHTVDLLQCLRFPGLAAPHTQAASLLGPACDPVDTFLGALLGPHGEPAEPASLWAKFLPPSVATIKVSAELLRAALGPSHSVAPHREHRAGGREDPTTVLHPGSGPRWHRGPPHHPRGDRDPGVCSRALAGRRDPSGELLFGHPVQGSPRCHWASAEDGCAAGCPELQPA; translated from the exons ATGGCCAGCCCGGCGCCGCGGGTGGACTACCTGGCGGCCTTCCGCTGCCCGCTCGGGGGCCCGGCGGCGGGCAAGCCGCACGTGCTGTGCCGCGGGGCCGAGCTCTTCGTGTCCACCGGGCGGGAGCTGGTCTACGTGTACGACCAGGAGGGGCGGCTGCTGACC GCCGCGTACCGGCTCCCCGGGCAGGTGTGGCACCTGGAGCTGTCGCGCCCCCGCAGGACGCTCTACGTGCTGTGCGCCCGCAAGGGCATCTACGGCTTGGCGCTGGGCCAGGCGAGCAG GTCCGTGAGCCAAGGTGACGGGGAGGACAGGGACAGCGAGGACAGTGCGAACGGTGAGCCCCCTTGCACCGTGATCCCCGTGGACCCGGAGGcctgcatcctccccaacaccACTCTGTGTGCTTTCACCGTGGTCGACAACATGCTTGTCACCCTGGTACAAGGCCCTGCCCGGTGGAAGGTACAGCTGTTTGAGTGTCCCCGTCCAGGGAATGACGCTAGACCCGGAGGCCAAGTCGGCGAGGTGGAGTTGTCCACCTCCAGCCCCCTGGCTGGGACCCTTGGGGAGCCCGCAGCCCCTCGCTCCCTGCCGGTGCTGTGCTGCGTGTCACCGCCGGGTAGCAGCGCGCTGCACGGCCACGTGCGGGGCTCCGGGGGCTTCACGCTGGAACAGGCCCTCTTTGGGCTACTCTTTGGAGTTGATGCCTCCCTCCTGGAATCACCCGTGATCGTCTGTGGCCTCCCCGATGGCCAGCTCTGCTGTGTGGTCTTGAAGACCCTGGTCACCTCAAGGTTGTCCCCTGGTGACCCAAAGGCCCTCGTCAAGATCCTCCATCACCTGGAGGAACCCGTTGTTTTCATTGGGGCCTTGAAGACCGAGTCATCGGCTGAGGACACACACCCTGACTGCCTCGTGGCACTCGGTCACCACGGCCGGATCCTGGCCATTAGGGCCAGCTGGGCTGAGGTAGGGAACCTGGTGCCAGACCTGCGGGAGTGCAGGCTCCCAGGGCCCGTGCTCTGTGCGGCTTGTGGCGCAGGGGGCCGAGTGTACTATAGCACCCCCTCAGAGCTATGTGTCGTGGACCTGGCTGCGGGAGGCGCCCCCTGGAGGCCCGAGCAGCCCGACGGGGGCCCGGGAGGCCTGCCATCTCCGCTGTGTCCCACCAGCTTAGGCATCTGCAGTGTCGTCACCCTGTCTGTGTTGTCCGAGATGCCTGAAG GGGGCGCCAGGCTCCTGGCCCTGTCCGCTGGGGGCCGCCTCATGATCTGCAGCCTGGCCCTGACCTCCGACGCGCCGTGTCCCGGCAGAGCCACCGTGGCCAACAGCGGCCAGAAGATTAAGGAGCTGCTGTGTGACATCGGCACTGTGTCTGAGAG GGTATCTTCCCTGAAGAAGGCAGTCGACCAGCGGAACAAAACCCTGACATGCCTCAACGAAGCCATGAATGTGAGCTGCATCCTGCTGGCCAGCCGGGAGGGCCCCAGGCCCATCTCCTGCACCACCAGCACGGCCTGGAGCCGCCTGCAGCTGCGGGATGTGCTGACGGCCACCCTCCGGCTGCAGAACGACAGCGGCTTCCGTCTGGACCGGGGCTGGGCCTTGTGTGTGCAGGTGCTGACCAGCTCGCAAGCCCCAGACCCAGACGTGGCTGGCTCGGCcaccacctacaccatccccgtGGACCAGCTGGGCCCTGGCGATCGGCGGGAAGTGACGCTGCCACTGGGCCCTGGTGAGGATGGCGCCCTGGACCTGCCCGTGACGGTGTCTTGCGCGCTACACTACAGCCTCAGGGAGGTCGTGGGCGAGGCCCTGGCCCCTTCAGAGTCTTTCAAAGACTCCTGTTTGGATGAGGGCCCCCCCGCCGTGCTGCCCGAGCAGGACGGCATCTGCCTGCCCCTGAGCGAGCACACCGTGGACTTGCTGCAGTGCCTGCGCTTCCCTGGCCTGGCTGCACCCCACACGCAGGCTGCCAGCCTACTGGGCCCCGCTTGCGAccctgtggacaccttcttgggaGCTCTCCTCGGGCCGCACGGTGAGCCAGCGGAACCTGCTTCCCTGTGGGCCAAGTTCCTGCCCCCGTCGGTGGCTacgatcaaggtgtcagcagagctgcTGAGGGCCGCCTTGGGGCCCAGTCACTCAG TGGCTCCTCACCGAGAACACCGCGCTGGAGGCCGTGAGGACCCGACCACTGTCCTCCATCCAGGGAGTGGCCCCAGATGGCACCGAGGTCCACCTCACCATCCGAGAG